From a region of the Desmodus rotundus isolate HL8 chromosome 7, HLdesRot8A.1, whole genome shotgun sequence genome:
- the OR10S1 gene encoding olfactory receptor 10S1: MSADVTFVAKGRTNRSRCVTVMATEDSNLTVVSHFFLEGLMYTAEHPSFFFLLFLLIYSITLTGNLLILITVASDPHLSSPMYHFLGHLSFLDACLSTVTVPKVMAGLLSLDGRVISLQGCAVQLYCFHFLASTECFLYTVMAYDRYLAICQPLHYPVAMDRRTCAGLAIVTWALGAVHSATHTSLTFRLLYCGPNHVAYFFCDIPPVLKLACADTAINELAMLAGIGMVAAACLILIIFSYGFIAVAVLRIRSPEGRQRAFSTCTSHLTVVCLYYIPPVCIYLQPRSSGAGAGAPAVFYTVVTPALNPFIYTLRNKAMKQALRRLLGQGSAAGSPPPQPVLGLS; the protein is encoded by the coding sequence ATGTCTGCTGATGTCACTTTTGTTGCAAAGGGAAGAACTAACCGCTCTAGGTGTGTGACGGTCATGGCTACAGAGGACTCCAACCTGACTGTGGTAAGCCACTTCTTCCTGGAGGGCCTGATGTACACAGCTGAACACCCcagcttcttcttcctccttttcctcctcatctACAGCATCACCTTGACTGGGAATCTTCTCATTCTCATAACTGTGGCCTCTGACCCTCACCTCTCCTCCCCTATGTACCACTTCCTGGGGCACCTCTCCTTCTTGGACGCATGTTTGTCTACAGTGACAGTGCCCAAGGTCATGGCTGGACTCCTGTCACTGGATGGAAGGGTGATCTCCCTCCAGGGCTGCGCAGTGCAACTTTACTGCTTCCACTTCCTAGCCAGTACTGAGTGCTTCCTGTACACagtcatggcctatgaccgctaccTAGCTATCTGCCAACCCCTGCACTACCCAGTTGCCATGGACAGGCGGACATGTGCAGGGCTGGCTATAGTCACTTGGGCCCTAGGTGCTGTGCACTCTGCCACCCATACCTCCCTCACCTTCCGGTTGCTCTACTGTGGCCCTAATCACGTTGCTTACTTCTTCTGTGACATCCCGCCTGTGCTGAAGCTGGCCTGTGCAGACACAGCCATCAATGAGCTTGCCATGCTTGCCGGCATCGGTATGGTGGCAGCAGCTTGCCTGATCCTCATCATCTTTTCCTATGGCTTCATCGCCGTGGCAGTGCTGCGGATACGCAGCCCCGAGGGCCGACAGCGTGCCTTCTCCACCTGCACCTCCCACCTCACAGTGGTGTGCTTGTACTACATACCGCCCGTCTGCATATACCTGCAGCCTCGCTCCAGCGGGGCAGGAGCCGGTGCCCCTGCGGTCTTCTACACAGTAGTCACCCCAGCGCTCAACCCTTTCATTTACACTCTGCGGAACAAGGCGATGAAGCAGGCTCTGCGGAGACTCCTGGGCCAAGGGTCTGCCGCAGGCAGCCCACCCCCGCAGCCTGTACTGGGGCTCTCCTGA